One Polaribacter sp. SA4-12 genomic window carries:
- a CDS encoding ATP-dependent Clp protease adaptor ClpS: MSTKEKIQEDVDVLEEETHQHEIVLHNDDVNTFDHVIDALIDVCEHTFEQAEQCATLVHYKGKCTVKSGEYKYLEPRCSKLLQLGLSAELI; the protein is encoded by the coding sequence ATGAGTACAAAAGAAAAAATTCAAGAAGACGTTGATGTCTTAGAGGAAGAAACACATCAACATGAAATAGTATTACATAATGATGATGTTAACACATTTGATCATGTAATAGACGCTTTAATTGATGTTTGTGAGCATACTTTTGAACAAGCAGAACAATGTGCAACTTTAGTTCATTATAAAGGAAAATGTACAGTAAAGTCTGGAGAATATAAATATTTAGAACCAAGATGTTCTAAATTACTACAATTAGGTTTATCTGCAGAATTGATATAA
- the prmA gene encoding 50S ribosomal protein L11 methyltransferase → MDNIYIEYNFTVTPKEPATEILIAELGNVGFESFVENENGVTGYIQKEDWSADILDSIFVLNSDEFSIEYNQNEVEQTNWNAEWEKNFTPIQVDDVVSIRAPFHENPNLKYDIVIEPKMSFGTGHHETTHMMVQHLLKLDLENKKVLDMGCGTGILAIFAEMKGAKPTDAIDIDNWCYENSLENVERNNCKNISVYEGDSSLLINKKYDVIIANINRNILLMDMKVYANCLNENGVLLLSGFYQEDIPIIDAEVSKYDLKLETFIERNNWVALKYNKL, encoded by the coding sequence ATGGATAATATTTATATAGAATACAATTTTACAGTAACACCTAAAGAACCAGCAACAGAAATTTTAATTGCAGAATTAGGCAATGTTGGTTTTGAGAGTTTTGTTGAAAACGAAAATGGAGTTACAGGTTACATTCAAAAAGAAGATTGGAGTGCTGATATTCTAGATAGTATTTTTGTTTTAAATTCTGATGAGTTTTCGATTGAATATAATCAAAATGAAGTTGAACAAACAAATTGGAATGCAGAATGGGAGAAGAATTTTACACCTATTCAAGTAGACGATGTTGTTAGTATTCGTGCGCCATTTCATGAGAATCCAAATTTAAAATACGATATTGTAATAGAGCCAAAAATGAGTTTTGGTACAGGTCATCATGAAACGACACACATGATGGTTCAGCATTTATTAAAATTAGATTTAGAAAATAAGAAGGTATTAGATATGGGATGTGGAACTGGAATTTTAGCAATTTTTGCTGAAATGAAAGGTGCAAAACCTACAGATGCTATAGATATTGATAACTGGTGTTATGAAAACTCATTAGAAAACGTAGAAAGAAATAATTGTAAAAATATTTCTGTTTATGAAGGAGATTCATCGCTTTTAATTAATAAAAAGTATGATGTTATTATTGCCAATATCAACAGAAACATTTTGTTGATGGATATGAAAGTGTATGCAAATTGCTTAAATGAAAATGGCGTTTTACTTTTAAGTGGTTTTTATCAAGAAGACATACCTATTATTGATGCAGAAGTATCTAAATATGATTTAAAATTAGAAACTTTTATAGAGAGAAATAATTGGGTTGCATTGAAGTACAATAAGTTGTAA
- a CDS encoding putative signal transducing protein, translating into MSEDYTKVFTDDSILVNRLQTLLNDAKIDSKVFDRVESGRLAGFGVPINSVELFVLNTDLEKAQPIVDLYKEKINS; encoded by the coding sequence ATGTCAGAAGATTATACCAAAGTATTTACTGATGATTCTATATTAGTAAATAGATTACAGACCTTATTAAATGATGCGAAAATTGACTCTAAAGTGTTTGACAGAGTTGAATCTGGTAGATTAGCTGGTTTTGGTGTTCCTATAAATTCAGTTGAATTATTTGTTCTAAATACTGATTTAGAAAAAGCACAACCCATCGTAGATCTTTACAAAGAAAAAATTAATTCGTAA
- a CDS encoding glutamine synthetase beta-grasp domain-containing protein, with the protein MAKIKLEYLWLDGYTPTQNLRSKTKVEEHENFQGTVEELGLWSFDGSSTQQASGGSSDCILKPVAIYPDPKRINGYLVMTEVMNADGTPHASNARATIEDDDNDFWFGFEQEYFIMNTDTELPLGFPRGGFPAPQGMYYCSVGGRHTHGRDLVEEHADLCIDAGLNFEGINQEVASGQWEYQLFAKGAKKAGDEIWVSRYLLDRLTEGKGMYIEYHPKPLGDTDWNGSGMHANFSNTILRTCGSKDKYIEICEAFRPLVKEHIEVYGAHNEQRLTGDHETASIHDFSWGISDRGASIRIPIIAVEKGYKGWLEDRRPSSNADPYKVAARIIKTVKPVK; encoded by the coding sequence ATGGCAAAAATTAAATTAGAATACCTTTGGTTAGATGGTTACACACCAACTCAAAACTTAAGAAGTAAAACTAAAGTAGAAGAGCACGAAAATTTTCAAGGAACAGTTGAAGAATTAGGTCTTTGGTCTTTTGACGGTTCATCTACACAACAAGCTTCAGGTGGGTCATCTGATTGTATTTTAAAACCAGTTGCTATTTATCCAGATCCTAAGAGAATCAACGGTTATTTAGTTATGACTGAAGTAATGAATGCTGATGGAACTCCACATGCTTCTAACGCACGTGCAACTATTGAAGATGATGATAATGATTTCTGGTTCGGATTCGAGCAAGAATACTTTATTATGAATACTGATACTGAATTACCTTTAGGATTCCCAAGAGGTGGTTTTCCAGCTCCACAAGGAATGTACTATTGTTCAGTTGGTGGTAGACACACTCATGGACGTGATTTAGTTGAAGAGCATGCTGATTTATGTATTGACGCTGGATTAAACTTTGAAGGAATTAACCAAGAGGTTGCATCTGGACAATGGGAATACCAGTTATTTGCAAAAGGAGCTAAAAAAGCAGGAGATGAAATTTGGGTATCTAGATATTTATTAGATCGTTTAACTGAAGGTAAAGGAATGTACATTGAGTACCACCCAAAACCATTAGGAGATACTGATTGGAATGGATCTGGAATGCATGCTAATTTTTCAAATACAATTTTAAGAACTTGTGGTTCTAAAGATAAATATATTGAAATTTGTGAAGCTTTCCGTCCATTAGTAAAAGAGCACATTGAAGTTTATGGAGCACATAATGAGCAACGTTTAACTGGTGATCACGAAACTGCATCTATCCATGATTTCTCTTGGGGAATTTCTGATAGAGGAGCATCTATCCGTATTCCAATTATCGCTGTAGAAAAAGGATACAAAGGATGGTTAGAAGATAGAAGACCTTCTTCAAATGCAGATCCATATAAAGTTGCTGCAAGAATTATTAAAACTGTAAAACCAGTTAAATAA
- a CDS encoding curli assembly protein CsgF — protein MRQKILFIFILISSFVYSQDLVYTPISPFFGGSTFNYQQILASATAQNDFTEQEAENTTTTALENFTSGLNNRLLSSLSSSLFQQQLGDTTFAVGTYTFGDLVVEITPGTNGLNVNILNIATGEQTLITIPDAN, from the coding sequence ATGAGACAAAAGATACTATTTATTTTCATTTTAATTTCCAGTTTTGTGTATTCACAAGATTTGGTATATACACCAATAAGTCCATTTTTTGGAGGTAGTACTTTTAATTACCAGCAAATTTTGGCATCTGCCACAGCTCAGAATGATTTTACTGAACAAGAAGCTGAAAACACTACAACAACCGCTTTAGAAAACTTTACGAGTGGTTTAAATAACAGGTTACTTAGTTCGTTATCGTCAAGTTTATTTCAACAACAGTTAGGTGATACAACTTTTGCTGTTGGTACTTATACTTTTGGAGATTTGGTAGTTGAAATTACTCCAGGAACAAACGGATTAAATGTTAATATTCTTAATATTGCTACAGGTGAGCAAACTTTAATAACAATCCCTGACGCTAACTAA
- the tpiA gene encoding triose-phosphate isomerase — translation MRTKIVAGNWKMNNDKSESKKLVKDLKKAIKDVKLKNTRVIVAPTFVNLSASLKAAKKSKIEVVAQNMHEAKNGAYTGEISADMLKAIGIKTVILGHSERRTYFNETDASLAAKVDAILANDLETIFCFGELLEDRKSDNHFAVVESQIANALFHLEAGAWKSIILAYEPVWAIGTGETASAEQAQEMHAFIRSIVEKKYNKEVADNVSILYGGSVKPANAEEIFSKPDVDGGLIGGAALNVDDFTGIIKAI, via the coding sequence ATGAGAACAAAAATAGTAGCTGGTAACTGGAAAATGAATAATGATAAGAGTGAGAGCAAAAAACTTGTCAAAGATTTAAAAAAGGCAATTAAAGATGTAAAATTAAAAAATACTCGTGTAATTGTTGCTCCTACTTTTGTAAACTTATCTGCGTCTTTAAAAGCAGCTAAAAAATCTAAAATAGAAGTTGTAGCTCAAAACATGCATGAAGCTAAAAATGGCGCTTATACAGGTGAGATTTCTGCAGATATGTTAAAAGCAATCGGAATTAAAACTGTTATTTTAGGTCACTCTGAAAGAAGAACTTATTTTAATGAAACTGATGCTTCTTTAGCAGCAAAAGTGGATGCTATTTTAGCAAATGATTTAGAAACTATTTTTTGTTTTGGAGAATTGTTAGAAGATAGAAAATCTGATAATCATTTTGCAGTAGTAGAAAGCCAAATAGCAAATGCATTATTTCATTTAGAAGCAGGTGCTTGGAAAAGTATTATTTTAGCTTACGAACCAGTTTGGGCAATCGGAACAGGTGAAACTGCAAGTGCAGAACAAGCACAAGAAATGCATGCTTTTATTAGAAGTATTGTTGAGAAAAAATACAATAAAGAAGTGGCAGATAATGTTTCTATTTTATACGGAGGAAGTGTAAAACCTGCAAATGCAGAAGAAATTTTTTCTAAGCCAGATGTAGATGGAGGTTTAATTGGTGGAGCTGCTTTAAACGTAGATGACTTTACAGGAATTATTAAAGCTATTTAA
- a CDS encoding SsrA-binding protein produces the protein MKKQAFKILAKINKLILPSFTKKGLDISRASKFQLAMVGWRAFVTKNSLN, from the coding sequence ATGAAAAAACAAGCTTTTAAAATTCTTGCAAAGATTAACAAATTGATCTTACCTTCCTTTACAAAGAAAGGGTTGGATATTTCTAGAGCATCAAAATTTCAACTCGCTATGGTTGGGTGGAGAGCTTTTGTAACTAAAAATTCATTAAACTAA
- a CDS encoding CsgE family curli-type amyloid fiber assembly protein — protein sequence MKNKVIFFFILNIFFTPFYYTQEFDTYKVKGEIVLAQIDDFLTLRAQVLNEELFFINDLSYIFVVLKKGNSGNLSKNNQSNDFSLKPNEEKQLSTIKINLKKDEELRVYLFIKYKNKLIHRDTLFLSSNGKIAVEKPVNEEQYLIKGIVIDEAMTKIGKDYHDFFYKEYLVTGKNYPFIIKIVEKPAMGRSSILSIEVDRKKIHEFFARPEEDYLKVNVVIAMRKLRAYNQKRKSTFQNKI from the coding sequence ATGAAAAATAAAGTTATATTTTTTTTTATTTTAAATATTTTTTTCACACCTTTTTATTATACTCAAGAGTTTGATACATATAAAGTTAAAGGGGAAATTGTTTTAGCTCAAATTGATGATTTTTTAACTTTAAGAGCTCAAGTCCTAAACGAAGAGTTATTCTTTATAAACGATCTTAGTTACATTTTTGTAGTACTTAAAAAAGGAAATTCAGGAAATTTATCTAAAAACAATCAATCTAATGATTTTTCATTGAAGCCAAATGAAGAGAAACAGTTGTCAACAATTAAAATCAATCTTAAAAAAGATGAAGAATTAAGAGTATATCTATTTATAAAATACAAAAATAAACTAATACATAGAGATACATTATTTCTCTCATCAAATGGAAAAATTGCAGTTGAAAAACCAGTAAATGAAGAACAGTATTTAATTAAAGGTATCGTTATAGATGAAGCTATGACCAAGATAGGTAAGGATTATCATGATTTTTTTTACAAAGAATATTTAGTTACAGGAAAAAATTATCCATTTATAATAAAGATAGTTGAAAAACCAGCAATGGGAAGAAGTAGTATTTTATCAATAGAAGTTGATAGAAAAAAAATTCATGAATTCTTTGCGAGACCAGAAGAGGATTATTTAAAAGTTAATGTTGTAATAGCCATGAGGAAATTAAGAGCATATAACCAAAAAAGAAAATCTACTTTTCAAAACAAAATTTAG
- a CDS encoding TlpA family protein disulfide reductase translates to MFKKVSILVLLCIILSCNFETPTEFSEKALNEKLYNLEDVPSTLHEVINQHKGQKILIDVWASWCRDCLAGMPKVKELQKEFPEVVFLFLSVDERVGSWKRGVKRYKVIGEHYNLPKGMKNGDLVDFLNVSWIPRYLVVDENGKITLFKATDASDKDIITALKKSI, encoded by the coding sequence ATGTTTAAAAAAGTATCAATTTTAGTTTTACTATGCATCATTTTGAGTTGTAATTTTGAAACTCCTACTGAGTTTTCAGAAAAAGCTTTAAATGAAAAATTATATAATTTAGAAGATGTTCCTTCAACACTTCATGAAGTAATTAATCAACATAAAGGACAAAAAATTTTAATTGATGTTTGGGCTTCTTGGTGTAGAGATTGTTTAGCAGGAATGCCAAAGGTAAAAGAGCTTCAAAAAGAATTTCCAGAAGTGGTGTTTTTGTTTTTATCTGTTGATGAAAGAGTTGGTTCTTGGAAAAGAGGTGTAAAACGTTATAAAGTGATAGGGGAACATTATAATTTACCAAAAGGAATGAAGAATGGAGATTTGGTAGATTTTTTAAATGTTAGTTGGATTCCTAGATATCTTGTTGTTGATGAAAACGGAAAGATAACACTCTTTAAAGCTACTGATGCTTCAGATAAAGACATTATTACTGCTTTAAAAAAATCTATATAA
- a CDS encoding glutamine synthetase III family protein produces MSRIRFNALQETLHRNPIKVVQNEKRSTLFGQNVFNKHAMQQYLTRAAYESVMNAIEHGTKIDRKIADQVAVSMKDWAMSKGATHYTHWFQPLTGATAEKHDAFFESINGSLAMEKFDGEQLVQQEPDASSFPHGGIRNTFEARGYTAWDPTSPAFIYETTLCIPTIFVAYTGEALDNKTPLLRALQSLDTHATAVCKYFDKNANKVSATLGWEQEYFLIDDALALSRPDLQLTGRTLLGHTPAKGQQLDDHYFGTIPARAMSFMQDLEQECMLLGIPVKTRHNEVAPNQFEVAPIFEEANLAVDHNSLLMDVMQKVSRRHKFKVLFHEKPFAGINGSGKHNNWSLSLDDRTNLLSPGKTPMKNLQFLTFFINTIKAVYTYEELLRASIASASNEYRLGANEAPPAIISVFIGSQLSAVLDELENVTKGKLSPQEKTDLKLNIIGKIPEILLDNTDRNRTSPFAFTGNKFEFRAVGSSANCAIPMTVLNTIVAKQLKEFKIEVDALIDEKSLKKDEAVFNILREYIKDSKAIRFEGDSYGEAWEKEAEKRGLSNNKATPEALKVKISDKAISLFEEMEVMSRVELEARYEIDLESYTKKVQIEGRVLGDIARNHVVPTAIIYQNTLLENTKNLKEIFGDEYKNIAKEQIELIMIISNHITQINALVFKMEEEKVKANKHVGLKLAEHYSTKVKPFFVDIRYHCDQLETMVDDNLWPLTKYRELLFTR; encoded by the coding sequence ATGTCAAGGATTAGATTCAACGCTTTACAAGAAACATTGCATAGAAACCCTATAAAGGTGGTTCAGAACGAAAAAAGATCAACACTTTTTGGTCAAAACGTCTTTAATAAACATGCTATGCAACAGTATCTTACACGTGCTGCTTATGAAAGTGTGATGAATGCAATTGAGCATGGAACTAAAATTGACAGAAAAATTGCTGATCAAGTTGCAGTAAGTATGAAAGATTGGGCAATGTCTAAAGGGGCAACTCATTATACACATTGGTTTCAGCCACTTACAGGTGCAACTGCAGAAAAACATGATGCTTTTTTCGAATCGATCAATGGTAGTTTGGCCATGGAAAAATTTGATGGTGAACAACTCGTTCAGCAAGAACCAGATGCATCAAGTTTTCCTCATGGTGGAATCAGAAATACTTTTGAAGCAAGAGGATATACAGCTTGGGATCCTACTTCACCAGCATTTATTTATGAAACGACACTTTGTATTCCTACTATTTTTGTAGCCTATACAGGAGAAGCTTTAGATAATAAAACACCATTGTTAAGAGCTTTACAATCACTTGATACTCACGCAACAGCAGTTTGTAAATATTTTGATAAAAATGCAAACAAAGTAAGCGCTACGTTAGGTTGGGAACAAGAATATTTTTTAATTGATGATGCTTTGGCACTTTCTAGACCAGATTTACAACTAACTGGTAGAACATTATTAGGGCATACGCCTGCAAAAGGACAGCAATTAGATGATCATTATTTTGGAACAATTCCTGCAAGAGCAATGAGTTTTATGCAAGATTTAGAACAAGAATGTATGTTGTTGGGTATTCCTGTAAAAACAAGACATAATGAAGTAGCTCCGAATCAGTTTGAAGTTGCTCCAATTTTTGAAGAAGCAAATTTAGCAGTAGATCATAATTCATTATTGATGGATGTGATGCAGAAAGTTTCTCGAAGACATAAATTTAAAGTATTATTTCACGAAAAACCATTTGCAGGAATCAATGGTTCTGGGAAACATAATAACTGGTCATTATCTTTAGATGACAGAACCAATTTGTTAAGTCCTGGTAAAACACCAATGAAAAACTTGCAATTTCTTACCTTTTTTATAAATACTATAAAAGCGGTTTATACGTATGAAGAATTGTTAAGAGCTTCTATAGCATCTGCAAGTAATGAATATCGATTAGGAGCAAATGAAGCACCTCCAGCAATCATTTCTGTATTTATTGGTAGTCAGTTATCTGCTGTTTTAGATGAGTTAGAAAACGTAACCAAAGGAAAGCTTTCTCCGCAGGAAAAAACAGATTTAAAACTGAATATTATTGGTAAAATTCCTGAAATTTTATTAGACAATACAGATAGAAATAGAACATCTCCTTTTGCGTTTACAGGAAATAAATTCGAATTTAGAGCAGTAGGTTCTTCAGCAAATTGTGCAATACCAATGACCGTTTTAAATACAATTGTTGCAAAACAATTAAAAGAATTTAAAATAGAGGTTGATGCTTTAATTGATGAGAAAAGTTTAAAAAAAGACGAAGCTGTTTTTAATATTCTTAGAGAGTATATTAAAGACTCTAAAGCAATTCGTTTTGAAGGTGATAGTTATGGAGAAGCTTGGGAAAAGGAAGCGGAAAAACGCGGTTTAAGCAATAATAAAGCAACTCCAGAAGCTTTAAAAGTAAAAATTTCTGATAAAGCAATTTCTTTATTTGAAGAGATGGAGGTAATGAGTAGGGTAGAACTTGAAGCTCGATATGAAATTGATTTAGAATCATATACTAAAAAAGTACAAATAGAAGGGCGTGTTTTGGGAGATATTGCAAGAAATCATGTTGTACCAACAGCTATTATTTATCAGAATACCTTATTAGAAAACACTAAAAATCTAAAAGAAATTTTTGGTGATGAATATAAAAATATTGCAAAAGAACAAATAGAGTTAATTATGATTATCTCTAATCATATTACGCAAATTAACGCTTTAGTTTTTAAGATGGAAGAAGAAAAGGTAAAGGCTAATAAACATGTTGGGTTAAAATTAGCAGAACATTATAGTACTAAAGTAAAACCGTTTTTTGTAGATATAAGGTATCATTGTGATCAATTAGAAACGATGGTTGATGATAATTTATGGCCACTCACAAAATATCGAGAATTATTGTTTACTAGATAG
- a CDS encoding CotH kinase family protein: MLSENHYIFKGAIKKYFLLLFLIIISCNKEDVVVAPIPVEMISFSFLSEFNSTITEDLVLTFDGVNTFSGAFDYFLDIESLVATYESIADNVTINDVLQISSVSSNNFKTTLEYVLSNAENTSSKSYFIEVSYVTNLPIEMTSFSFLSEFNSTLTQDINLTFDGVDTYSGSVNYLCNIEALVASFEIVGGSVKVNDIEQTTGVNGNDFNKVLAYIVSNNTTTDSKTYYIEISYFTGLPRILINTNNAAIDSKENYVEGSVTVKGGLYFEDLTTQEMKIRGRGNSTWFLHPKKPYQLKFGDKTPMLGMEEDKKWLFLAEYSDKSLMRNKISLDLGAMSNLEYTPKAEYAEVFLNDKYNGTYLVTQKVEVKTNRLNLPDNGYLIEIDQDHRIDVDDVFFQPTIFSQFHSTNVFNIKEPSVDYNSAAFNLIKNYINDFEAALFGNNFKDSQVGYQRYIDVSSFIDWYLIQEIAKTVDAQWYSSIYFNYVPGEKIKMGPIWDFDLSYGNVDYADSRYAEGFWVKENPWYKRLFEDPNFENQVKERFMYFYNNTDVILDKIDAYGEYLDRSQVKNYETWPTLGVYIWPNPIWYNTHSEEVHHLKDWITTRMNWLHGEFN; this comes from the coding sequence ATGTTATCTGAGAATCACTACATTTTTAAAGGCGCAATAAAAAAATACTTTCTACTTTTATTTCTTATCATAATTTCTTGTAATAAAGAAGATGTTGTTGTAGCGCCAATTCCTGTAGAAATGATTTCATTTTCATTTTTGTCGGAGTTTAATTCTACAATCACAGAAGATTTAGTATTAACTTTTGATGGAGTTAATACCTTTTCTGGGGCTTTTGATTATTTCTTGGATATAGAAAGTTTAGTAGCAACTTACGAGTCTATTGCAGATAATGTTACTATAAACGATGTATTACAAATAAGTTCTGTTAGTAGTAATAATTTTAAAACAACGTTAGAGTATGTGTTGTCGAATGCTGAAAACACGAGTTCTAAAAGCTATTTTATTGAGGTTTCTTATGTAACAAATCTTCCTATAGAAATGACTTCCTTTTCATTTTTATCAGAATTTAATTCAACTTTAACTCAAGATATAAATTTAACTTTTGATGGAGTAGATACGTATTCAGGTTCAGTTAATTATTTGTGTAATATAGAAGCGTTAGTCGCATCTTTTGAAATTGTTGGAGGTAGCGTTAAAGTTAATGATATAGAACAAACGACAGGTGTAAATGGTAATGATTTTAATAAAGTATTAGCTTATATTGTTTCTAACAATACTACTACAGATTCTAAAACGTACTATATAGAAATTTCCTACTTTACTGGTCTTCCACGAATTTTAATAAACACAAATAATGCAGCTATCGATTCTAAAGAAAATTATGTTGAAGGATCTGTAACTGTAAAAGGAGGTCTTTATTTTGAGGATCTGACTACTCAAGAAATGAAAATTAGGGGTAGAGGAAATTCTACGTGGTTTTTGCATCCTAAAAAACCCTATCAACTAAAATTTGGAGATAAAACACCAATGTTAGGGATGGAAGAAGATAAAAAATGGTTGTTTCTAGCGGAGTATTCTGATAAATCTCTCATGAGAAATAAAATATCTTTAGATTTAGGAGCGATGAGTAATTTAGAGTATACTCCAAAAGCAGAATATGCAGAAGTGTTTTTGAATGATAAATACAACGGAACTTATTTAGTTACCCAAAAAGTAGAAGTTAAAACCAACCGATTGAACCTTCCTGACAATGGTTATTTGATTGAAATTGATCAAGACCATCGAATAGATGTTGATGATGTATTTTTTCAACCAACAATTTTCTCTCAATTTCATTCAACAAATGTGTTTAATATAAAAGAACCTTCTGTAGATTATAATAGTGCAGCGTTTAATTTGATCAAAAATTATATAAACGATTTTGAAGCTGCGTTATTTGGTAATAATTTTAAAGACTCGCAAGTTGGTTATCAGAGGTATATTGATGTATCTAGTTTTATAGATTGGTATTTAATACAAGAAATTGCAAAGACTGTAGATGCTCAATGGTATTCTAGTATTTATTTTAACTATGTTCCAGGAGAAAAAATTAAAATGGGTCCTATTTGGGATTTTGATCTTTCATATGGAAATGTAGATTATGCAGATTCTAGGTATGCTGAAGGTTTTTGGGTAAAAGAAAATCCATGGTACAAACGTTTGTTTGAAGATCCTAATTTTGAAAATCAAGTAAAAGAACGATTCATGTATTTCTATAATAATACAGATGTTATTCTTGATAAAATTGATGCTTATGGTGAGTATTTAGATCGCTCTCAAGTTAAAAACTACGAAACATGGCCAACTTTAGGGGTTTATATATGGCCTAATCCGATTTGGTATAATACGCACTCAGAAGAAGTACATCATTTAAAGGATTGGATAACTACTCGAATGAATTGGTTGCATGGTGAGTTTAATTAA
- a CDS encoding calcium/sodium antiporter, which yields MNFLLIISGLVLLILGGNWLLKSAVALSLKLDIPKIVIGMTVVSFATSAPELIVSINAALSEASDLALGNVIGSNIANLGLVLGITLLFGTMHVQKSFYKTDWPVMMIASVLLYFFLSGDKVITQNEGIVLLSFLIIFLIYLLRFQKTAVVDELPEDDEPLPVYQIVLFFVLGGLGLWGGSELLIKGATSMALEFGVSERVIGVTVVSIGTSVPELAASIIAVLKKEKAISLGNLIGSNVFNILAVLGITSIITPVAVTDLGLLTSDIFWMLGISFIVLPLVFIPKGYRLDWKDGVLLLATYATFIYFTI from the coding sequence ATGAATTTTTTATTAATAATTAGTGGTTTGGTGTTGTTAATTTTAGGAGGAAACTGGTTGTTAAAGTCAGCAGTTGCTTTATCTTTAAAATTAGACATACCAAAAATAGTTATTGGTATGACTGTAGTTTCCTTTGCAACTTCAGCACCCGAATTAATTGTGAGTATAAATGCGGCTTTAAGTGAGGCTTCAGATTTAGCTTTAGGAAATGTAATTGGTTCTAATATTGCTAATTTAGGTTTGGTTTTAGGAATTACTTTATTGTTTGGAACAATGCATGTTCAAAAAAGTTTTTATAAAACGGATTGGCCTGTTATGATGATTGCATCAGTCTTATTGTACTTTTTTCTAAGTGGTGATAAAGTTATTACTCAAAACGAAGGGATTGTATTGTTATCTTTTTTAATAATCTTTCTAATATATCTTTTGCGCTTTCAAAAAACTGCTGTTGTTGATGAGTTACCAGAAGATGATGAGCCTTTACCTGTATATCAAATTGTACTGTTTTTTGTTTTAGGAGGACTTGGGCTTTGGGGAGGGTCAGAGTTATTAATAAAAGGCGCTACTTCTATGGCTTTAGAATTTGGAGTAAGTGAACGTGTTATCGGTGTTACTGTTGTTTCTATTGGAACAAGTGTTCCTGAGCTTGCAGCATCAATTATAGCCGTTTTAAAGAAGGAAAAAGCAATTTCTTTAGGAAACCTTATCGGTTCTAATGTGTTTAATATTTTAGCTGTTTTAGGAATTACTTCAATAATAACTCCTGTTGCAGTAACAGATTTAGGTTTGCTAACAAGTGATATTTTCTGGATGTTAGGAATTTCTTTTATTGTATTGCCGTTAGTCTTTATTCCTAAAGGATATCGTTTAGACTGGAAAGATGGTGTTCTTTTATTAGCAACATATGCTACCTTTATTTATTTCACGATTTAG